In Bradyrhizobium sp. WBOS07, the genomic window GCTGCTTTCACCGCCTTCTTGGCCGATTTCTTCGCCGCCTTGGTCTTTTTGGCCGGGGCGGCCTTGGCCGCGCTCCTGGTCTTTGCCTTGGTGGCTTCCTTGGCCTGCATCTTGGCGCCAGCCGCGCCCAATGCCTGGAGCTGGCGATCGATGGCGCGGGTGACCTCGTCGATGGCCATCATGCCGTCGATGGTGGAGAGCTTCCGGCGCTCGGAATAGTAGTGAATCAGCGGTTCCGTCTGGCTGCGGTAGCTGGCTAACCGCTTGGTCAGGACCTCCGGCGTGTCGTCGAGCCGGACCTCCTCGCCGCGCTCCCGCATCTGGGCGACGCGGGTCTCGACACGGTGCAGGAGCGCGCTCTCGTTGACGCGGAGCTCGATCACGGCGTCCAGCTTGAGGCGCTTGTCCTTGAGCAGCTCGTCCAGCGCCTCGGCCTGCGGCACGGTGCGCGGGAAGCCGTCGAGGATGAAACCATTCTGGGCATCCGGCTGATCGATGCGATCGGAGATGATTCCGACCACGACCTCGTCGGGCACGAGGCCGCCGCTGGCCATGATCTCCTTGGCCTTCAGCCCGACCGGCGTTCCGGCCGCAACCGCGGCACGCAGCATATCGCCGGTCGAGAGCTGGACGATGCCGTAGCGCTGCACCAGCAGCTGCGCCTGCGTCCCCTTGCCCGACCCCGGCGGTCCCAGAAGTATAATTCTCATCGGCGTACGCCCCCCGGATTGGTGAGCGATACGTCGCGCACCTGTGTTTGAAAAATCGCGAACAGTGCAAACCACAATCGGCGCTGCACCGCTACCCTACCATAGAGGAGCAGATGGGTGGACGCCAAGAAGGGCTTTGAAATCAGTGATTGCAGAGCCAGTGGGAGCAGCTCTGCCGAAGCGACCGAACGATCGCCTCAGGGGCCGCGCGCTGCTCGCGCGGCGAATCGGCGGCGCGGTCGCGCCGCCTTCAGAGCACGCCTTTAGCGGCGGCGGCCGCGCAGCTTCGACTTCCGGATCAGGCCTTCATACTGGTGCGCCAGCAGATAGCCCTGCACCTGTGCCACCGTATCCATGGTGACGCTGACGACGATCAGCAGCGAGGTGCCGCCGAAGTAGAACGGCACCGAGGCATAGGAGATCAGGATCTCCGGGATCAAGCAGACGATCGCCAGATAGATCGCGCCGAGCACGGTGATGCGCGAGAGCACATAGTCGATATATTCCGCGGTGCGCTCGCCGGGCCGGATGCCCGGAATGAAGCCGCCGTGCTTCTTCAGATTGTCCGCGGTCTCGGTCGGGTTGAACACGATCGCGGTGTAGAAGAAGGCGAAGAACACGATAAGCGCCAGATACATGAACAGGAACAGCGGACGGCCGTGACCGAGCTGGGTGGTGATCCACTGGAACCATTCCGGCCCACTGCCGGCGTTGAAATTCGCGACCGTCGTCGGCAGCAGCAGCAGCGAGGACGCGAAGATTGGCGGGATCACACCGGAAGTGTTGAGCTTGAGCGGCAGATGCGAGGACTGGCCCTCGAACATCTTGTTGCCGACCTGGCGCTTCGGATACTGGATCAGGAGGCGGCGCTGCGCGCGCTCCATGAACACGATGAAGGCGATCACGGCGACGGCCATGATGATGACGACCAGAATCAGGCCGGTCGACATCGCGCCCTGACGGCCGAGCTCGAGCATGTTGGCGAGCGCGGCGGGCAGCTCGGCGACGATGCCCGCGAGAATGATCAGCGAGATGCCGTTGCCGATGCCGCGCGAGGTGATCTGCTCGCCCAGCCACATCAGGAACATGGTGCCGCCGGTCAGCGTGACAGAGGTCGAGAGCAGGAAGAACAATCCGGGCTCGCTGACGACATTGCCGGCGCCCTGAAGTCCTACCGCGATGCCGTAGGACTGGAACGCGGCCAAAATCACCGTGAGAAAGCGGGTATACTGATTCAGCGTCTTGCGGCCGGCTTCGCCTTCCTTCTTCAGCGCCTCGAGCTGCGGCGAGACGGTGGTGAGAAGCTGGATGATGATCGAGGCCGAGATATACGGCATGATGTTCAGCGCGAAGATCGCCATGCGGTTGATGCCACCGCCCGCGAACATGTTGAACATGCCGAGGATGCCGCCGGCCTGCGAGCGGAACACCTGTTCCCAGGCACTCGGGTCGATGCCGGGCAGCGGAATGTAGGTCCCGAGCCGATAAACGAGCAGCGCACCCAGGGTGAACCAGATGCGCTTCTTCAGTTCGTCGGCCTTGGCGAACGCACTGAAATTGAGATTGGCTGCCAGTTGTTCCGCTGCAGAGGCCATCTTGGACTTTCTCCCGCCGCCTATCGCGCCGTCATGCCCGCGGCCGGGCTACATTATACCGGACACCGGACATTATCTGGGGCTCGGCTTCGATAAGTCCATCGTCCCACATACGTAAAGGCCCGCGCGCCGCGGGCCGATGACGCAGTTGTTACGCCGCCTCGCCTTCTTCCTTGGCAGGGGCGAGAATCTTCACCGATCCGCCGGCCTTCTCGACCGCTTCGATCGCGGTCTTGCTGGCGCCGTGGACTTCGATGTTGAGCTTGGACTTGAGCTCGCCACGGCCGAGCAACCGCAGGCCGCCCTTGGCGCGGCGCAGCACGCCGCCCTTCACCAGGGCCTCGACGTTCACGACGCTGCCGGCGTCGATCTTCTTGGCATCGACCGCTTCCTGGAGCCGATCGAGATTGATCTCGGCGAACTCGACGCGGAAGATGTTGTTGAAGCCGCGCTTGGGCAGACGGCGATGCATCGGCATCTGGCCGCCTTCGAAACCCTTGATGCGCACGCCGGACCGCGCGGTCTGGCCCTTGCCGCCGCGGCCGGACTGCTTGCCCTTGCCCGAACCGATGCCGCGGCCGACGCGCATACGCTTCTTGCGCGAGCCGGCGTTGTCGGCGATATCGCTGAGCTTCATCGCCCTTCTCCTTGTGTCTTGCGCCTGATCTTCGCCGAAAACGGGTAGCCCGCTGTTCGGGATCGTGCGCCTTTGCTTACTTCTCGTCGACGATGCGGACGAGATGGTGAACCTTCTCGATCATGCCACGAACCGCCGGGGTATCGGGCAGTTCGCTGGTGCGGCCGATCTTGTTGAGCTTGAGCCCGATCAGCGTCGAGCGCTGCGAGTGATGGCGGCGGATCGCGCTGCCAGTCTGCTCGAGCTTGATCGTCTTTGCGGCCTTGGCCATGGGAGTCTACTCCGAAAAGCTTCCGTTAGTCGGCAGCCGCCTCGGCGTCGCCACCGATACGGCGGGACTGGAGGGTGGACACCTTGATATTGCGGCGGGCAGCGACCGAGCGCGGCGAGTCCTGGTGCTTCAGCGCGTCGAAGGTCGCACGAACCATGTTGTAGGGGTTCGACGAGCCGATCGACTTCGCCACCACGTCCTGGACGCCGAGCGTCTCGAACACGGCGCGCATCGGACCGCCGGCGATGATGCCGGTACCGGCCGGCGCCGCGCGCAGGTAGACGCGGCCCGCGCCATGACGGCCGGCGATGTCGTGATGCAGCGTGCGGCCCTCGCGCAGCGACACGCGGGTCAGGTTGCGCTTGGCAGATTCGGTGGCCTTGCGGATCGCCTCGGGCACTTCGCGCGCCTTGCCGTGACCGAAGCCGGCGCGGCCCTTCTGGTCGCCGATCACAACCAGCGCTGCGAAACCGAAGCGCTTGCCGCCCTTGACGACCTTGGCCACGCGATTGATGTGGACGAGCTTGTCGACGAACTCGCTGTCGCGCTCCTCGCGCTCCCTGCGTTCACGTCCGCCGCCGCGTTGATCGCGTCCACCACGTTGTTCGCGTTCAGCTGCCATGGTTTTTCCAATCCTTCAGAGGCTTACGCCTCAATCCTCAAATTCCGTTAGAAGCTCAGCCCACTCTCACGCGCAGCGTCGGCAAGAGCCTTGACGCGCCCGTGATAGAGGTAGCTGCCGCGATCGAACACGACTTCCTTGACACCCTTCTCGGCGGCGCGCTCGGCCAGCAGCTTGCCGACCGCCTTCGCCGCATCGATGTCGGCGCCGGTCTTGCCGCCGTCGCGCATCGACTTCTCGAGCGAGGAGGCAGAGGCCAGCGTCTCGCCCTTCAGGTCGTCGATGACCTGGGCGTAGATGTGCTTGGACGAGCGGAACACCGACAGACGCGGACGACCACCACCGGAGCGGCGCAGCTTCAGCCGCACACTCCGCTTGCGCCGGGCATTGGTAACCTTGGCTTTGGACATGACCGGCTCCGTTACTTCTTCTTGCCTTCCTTGCGGAAGATGAATTCGCCAACATACTTCACGCCCTTGCCCTTGTAGGGCTCCGGCGGGCGATAGCTGCGGATCTCGGCCGCGACCTGGCCGACACGCTGGATGTCGCTGCCCGACACCGTGATCTCGGTCGGCTTCGGCACCGCGATCGTGATCCCTTCCGGGATCGCGTAGACCACGTCGTGGCTGTAACCGAGCGCGAGCTGCAGGTTCTTGCCCTGCATCGCGGCGCGGTAACCGACGCCGGTGATCTCGAGCTTCTTCTCGAAGCCCTTGGTGACGCCTTCGACCAGATTCGCGACCTGGGCGCGAGCGGTCCCGTAAAGCGCACGCGCGCGATTGGTCTCGAAGCGCGGCTGAACCTTGATCTGGCCGCTCTCGAGCTTCACCTCGACGTCGTCATGGACGACGAACTGAAGCTGGCCCTTCGGCCCCTTCATCTTGACGGTCTGCCCATCGACGGTCGCGGTAACACCCGACGGCACCGCCACAGGCCTTTTGCCAACACGTGACATGGATGAAAAATCCTTCTCAGAACACCGTGAAGAGGACTTCACCGCCCACATTCGCGTCGCGCGCGCTGTGGTCGGCCATGATCCCCTTCGGCGTCGACAACACCGAAATGCCGAGCCCGTTGTTGACCCGCGGCAGGTTCTTCACCGAGGCGTAGACACGGCGCCCGGGCTTGGAGACACGTTCGATCTCGCGGATGACAGGCTCGCCGTCGAAATACTTCAGCTCGATCTCGATCTCGCTGCGGCCCGAGGAATGCTCGAGCGTGGCGTACCCGCGGATGTAACCCTCGGTCTTGAGGACCTCGAGCACGTTCTCGCGCATCTTCGAGCCGGGCGTGGAGACCTTGCTCTTCGAGCGCATCTGCGCATTGCGGATACGGGTGATCAGATCGCTGATTGGATCGTGCGTCGACATCTAAACGACCCTCCTTACCAGCTGGACTTCACGAGGCCCGGGACCATGCCCTTGGAGCCAAGTTCGCGCAGCGCGATACGGGACAGCTTGTTCTTGCGGTAGTTCGAGCGCGGACGGCCCGACAGCTCGCAACGCAGGCGGATGCGGGTCGCCGACGAATTGCGCGGCATTTCCGCCAGCTTCAGGGTCGCGGCGAACCGCTCCTCCATCGGCAGCGTCTTGTCGGCGATGATCGCCTTCAACCGCTCGCGCTTGGCGGCGGCGTTCTTCACCATCCGCTTGCGCCGGTTGTTCTTCTCGACTGAACTCTTCTTTGCCATGCTTGGCTCCTGGGTATCCGCGTTTGAGAGGCTTTAGGTCAGCGTCTCACTGCCGGAACGGGAAATTGAAAGCGGTCAAC contains:
- the rpmD gene encoding 50S ribosomal protein L30 → MAKAAKTIKLEQTGSAIRRHHSQRSTLIGLKLNKIGRTSELPDTPAVRGMIEKVHHLVRIVDEK
- the rplR gene encoding 50S ribosomal protein L18 translates to MSKAKVTNARRKRSVRLKLRRSGGGRPRLSVFRSSKHIYAQVIDDLKGETLASASSLEKSMRDGGKTGADIDAAKAVGKLLAERAAEKGVKEVVFDRGSYLYHGRVKALADAARESGLSF
- the secY gene encoding preprotein translocase subunit SecY → MASAAEQLAANLNFSAFAKADELKKRIWFTLGALLVYRLGTYIPLPGIDPSAWEQVFRSQAGGILGMFNMFAGGGINRMAIFALNIMPYISASIIIQLLTTVSPQLEALKKEGEAGRKTLNQYTRFLTVILAAFQSYGIAVGLQGAGNVVSEPGLFFLLSTSVTLTGGTMFLMWLGEQITSRGIGNGISLIILAGIVAELPAALANMLELGRQGAMSTGLILVVIIMAVAVIAFIVFMERAQRRLLIQYPKRQVGNKMFEGQSSHLPLKLNTSGVIPPIFASSLLLLPTTVANFNAGSGPEWFQWITTQLGHGRPLFLFMYLALIVFFAFFYTAIVFNPTETADNLKKHGGFIPGIRPGERTAEYIDYVLSRITVLGAIYLAIVCLIPEILISYASVPFYFGGTSLLIVVSVTMDTVAQVQGYLLAHQYEGLIRKSKLRGRRR
- the rplO gene encoding 50S ribosomal protein L15; its protein translation is MKLSDIADNAGSRKKRMRVGRGIGSGKGKQSGRGGKGQTARSGVRIKGFEGGQMPMHRRLPKRGFNNIFRVEFAEINLDRLQEAVDAKKIDAGSVVNVEALVKGGVLRRAKGGLRLLGRGELKSKLNIEVHGASKTAIEAVEKAGGSVKILAPAKEEGEAA
- the rpsH gene encoding 30S ribosomal protein S8; its protein translation is MSTHDPISDLITRIRNAQMRSKSKVSTPGSKMRENVLEVLKTEGYIRGYATLEHSSGRSEIEIELKYFDGEPVIREIERVSKPGRRVYASVKNLPRVNNGLGISVLSTPKGIMADHSARDANVGGEVLFTVF
- a CDS encoding adenylate kinase, with amino-acid sequence MRIILLGPPGSGKGTQAQLLVQRYGIVQLSTGDMLRAAVAAGTPVGLKAKEIMASGGLVPDEVVVGIISDRIDQPDAQNGFILDGFPRTVPQAEALDELLKDKRLKLDAVIELRVNESALLHRVETRVAQMRERGEEVRLDDTPEVLTKRLASYRSQTEPLIHYYSERRKLSTIDGMMAIDEVTRAIDRQLQALGAAGAKMQAKEATKAKTRSAAKAAPAKKTKAAKKSAKKAVKAAKKAAKPAKSVKKAAKKTVKRSKTAARKTVKKTVKKATKKAAKKAVKKGARKAAKKVTKKRAKR
- the rpsE gene encoding 30S ribosomal protein S5 translates to MAAEREQRGGRDQRGGGRERREREERDSEFVDKLVHINRVAKVVKGGKRFGFAALVVIGDQKGRAGFGHGKAREVPEAIRKATESAKRNLTRVSLREGRTLHHDIAGRHGAGRVYLRAAPAGTGIIAGGPMRAVFETLGVQDVVAKSIGSSNPYNMVRATFDALKHQDSPRSVAARRNIKVSTLQSRRIGGDAEAAAD
- the rplF gene encoding 50S ribosomal protein L6, with product MSRVGKRPVAVPSGVTATVDGQTVKMKGPKGQLQFVVHDDVEVKLESGQIKVQPRFETNRARALYGTARAQVANLVEGVTKGFEKKLEITGVGYRAAMQGKNLQLALGYSHDVVYAIPEGITIAVPKPTEITVSGSDIQRVGQVAAEIRSYRPPEPYKGKGVKYVGEFIFRKEGKKK
- the rpsN gene encoding 30S ribosomal protein S14 produces the protein MAKKSSVEKNNRRKRMVKNAAAKRERLKAIIADKTLPMEERFAATLKLAEMPRNSSATRIRLRCELSGRPRSNYRKNKLSRIALRELGSKGMVPGLVKSSW